The window TTTATCAGAACAGTGATAGTGTCAGCCTTCTCTCACACTCCGCCCACATTGCACCCAGCCAATCAGAGCAACTGCTCCGTCACACACCCAGGGCATCCGGCCAATCAGGAGGTGGTATCTGGGTGGTCTGCTGTGGGAGGGGTGGGTGTGCACATTGTGAAAGATCTGCAAGGTTAGAGGACTGGCAGGGGCGTGGCAGGGAGAGGGGAAGCTGTTTTATCAGATAGTGCTGTAGACCTGCAAATTGAATCTTGAAAAAGCCATCAGAAGCTGCATGCAGTGTTGTTTCTGTCTGTGATGTTCTGGCGAATTGAGAGTTTTGCACAGAAAGCTGTAGAGCTTGCATTAGCTGCCTCATGTATTCTCTTTAACCAAATGAGCCGAGTGCACTGCTGATAATAACACACAGCAGAGTGAAGCTGAGGGGTCACGCTGACACACATTTTCAGCTGCACTTTTGAAATGAAATTGAATTTCCTTGAAACTGTGTCTGCCCCAGCTAATGGAATCAGAAAATTGGTTTCCATTTGAAAAACTGTCAATAATAAAACAGAgacagcaatgtcatgtgagttTATGTGCAACAGCTTGAGCTTGtcatccttttgttttttttaatgcaacagaAGTCGAGATAGGGTCTGAATTCCCTCTCCCGTTTTGGGCCTGCCCTGTCCTAGGCTGAGCCCTCAtgcgttttctgtttgtttgttttatcagtaGTGGAGAAGGTTGATTATGTGTTTGCTGAAAACGGCCTGGTCGCGTACAAAGCTGGCAAACTGCTGTCCGTACAGGTTGGTAAAACTTATTTTCTGTTCGTAACTTGATCAATGTaaaaatgcttgtttgttttttaaacagtttcatCTCAATTACCTCTTCTTCCTGTTCAGAGTATACAAGCTCATCTtggggaagaactccttcaggaCTTTATCAACTTCTGTTTGAATTACATGGCAAAGATTAAACTCCCCAAGAAAAGGTAATGAACCGGGGTCTACCTGAATGGCCCAGACGTCCACTATTACACTGcggtttactttattttattttttaaattttctttaaGCTTTGTATCAGTCACCTTTTAATTTCTCTTCCAATTGGAAATCAAGTCGATTGATCAGGGGAACCTCTCCTGTCTCTTTAGAGGGACTTTCATCGAGTTCCGAAACGGAATGCTGAACGTGTCGCCGGTGGGGCGGAGCTGCACTCAGGAAGAACGAATGGAGTTCTTTGAGCTGGATAAAGTGAGTCGGGTgtcaccctaaccctaatccataATCCTGCCATTCATCGATGAAGTGTGAGTCAGCTTTAAATAAACAGTGCCTCGTGTCTGCTCCGGTTATTGCTTTGcacaacagcaacacaaacatgTGAAACAACGTGTGTGTtagtcagtgtttttatttttacagaaagaACATATCCGAGATAAATTTGTAGCTGCTCTCAGGAAAGAGTTTGTCGGACGTGGGCTGGCGTTCTCTATAGGTAATATCAGTGTGCTGGTTCCTGTGTGGTTGGCGTTGTACCAGCTGGTGTGTTCGTAACTGTGGCGTGTTTGTTTTCTAACTCACCCACCCCAGGAGGACAGATCAGCTTTGACGTGTTCCCGGAGGGCTGGGATAAGAGGTACTGCCTGGGCATCCTGGAAAAGGATGCATACGAGAAGATCCATTTCTTTGGAGATAAAACCATGCCGGTAAGTGACAGCCGATGCAGCGTTTGTTATCCGCAAGTTTGAATCGCTTTAGATCCGAGACACCATTGCAGACAGAATGAAAGCGGGAATATTTTTGCTGTGAAATACTGGACAGTGATTGCATACAAATCCATTAGAAGGGTGTAGGAACCcagtaaccaaaaaaaaatagcatAGTGTGCATTTGCTGTTCTCCTCATAGCATGATTTTAAATGCATACAATCTGAATATATTCAGCAGGGGAAACAAAGATTAGTTGAGTAGTAATCAACTTCTAAAGATTTGCAAATGACCTGATCTTGTAAACCTAATAGGTCTCATCTTGATGGTTCACAGAGG is drawn from Acipenser ruthenus unplaced genomic scaffold, fAciRut3.2 maternal haplotype, whole genome shotgun sequence and contains these coding sequences:
- the LOC131727307 gene encoding phosphomannomutase 2-like — protein: AEPSCVFCLFVLSVVEKVDYVFAENGLVAYKAGKLLSVQSIQAHLGEELLQDFINFCLNYMAKIKLPKKRGTFIEFRNGMLNVSPVGRSCTQEERMEFFELDKKEHIRDKFVAALRKEFVGRGLAFSIGGQISFDVFPEGWDKRYCLGILEKDAYEKIHFFGDKTMPGGNDYEIYMDPRTTGHKVSCPEDTQRICEELFFQ